GGAACGGGAGGAGGTCCTCCATGCCGGCCACCTGCTCGTGGGTCGTCTTGTGCATCGCCCGCATGACGTTCTCCACCGGGAACCGGCCCGGCGGCGCCGATTCGCCCCGCTCCCTGTGGATCCGCGTCAGCTCGATGTATCCCGCCCTGAATACCTCGGTCATGGGGCACTTCTTCCCCTTCTCGGCCTTTTCGTAGAGCGCGGGAAGCGCCTTTCCCTCGGCGAAGGCGCGCGCGAAATCGGTCTGGAGCCGGTCGATCCCGCGAAAGAGCCTTATTTTCATGAAAATAATCGCCCATGAGATCACGGAGAAGCCGATCAGGATCAGCATGACCAGCTTGACGATCGGTCCGGCCATCAGAACATGCTGCAGCACCTGGGTGTCGAAAATGCCGGCCGCCGCGGGAACCACGGGCAGCGCCATCGGGATTGTCAAACGTGCCTCCTTTTCCTCAACGATAAGTTCTCCTTATAGCGGATTCCGGGCCACCGTTCAATCGTCTTGACATTCATATTATTCGGTATTAATACTGGTTCCGTGTTTGCGCCACCATAAGGAGCCACCATGAAAAAGACCCGGAACACCCGGCAGCGCGGAGTCATCCTCGACATTCTACAGGAGACCAGGGAACACCCCACCGCCGAGAAAATCTACCAGGACGCCCGCCGGATCATCCCCAACATCAGCCTGGGGACGGTCTACCGGAACCTGAACTTTCTCCAGGACCAGGGGCTCGTCCGGGAGATCCGCCCGAGCGACGGAAG
The sequence above is a segment of the Thermodesulfobacteriota bacterium genome. Coding sequences within it:
- the tolQ gene encoding protein TolQ translates to MTIPMALPVVPAAAGIFDTQVLQHVLMAGPIVKLVMLILIGFSVISWAIIFMKIRLFRGIDRLQTDFARAFAEGKALPALYEKAEKGKKCPMTEVFRAGYIELTRIHRERGESAPPGRFPVENVMRAMHKTTHEQVAGMEDLLPFLATTGSATPFIGLFGTVWGIMNAFSGIATAGSASLATVAPGIAEALVATAAGLVAAIPAVIGYNYFLNRIRAIHTQIDGFTVEFINFLDRKIEKA